A single Stutzerimonas stutzeri DNA region contains:
- a CDS encoding DUF4398 domain-containing protein, translating to MLGCANDPAPTAQLRLAEQAVTQARSVGASEHTPELALAEKTLTAAVVAMKDRDYRAARLLAEKAELDARLAEARVLNEKSQQAVAELNRRIARLREQLGELQ from the coding sequence ATGCTCGGCTGCGCCAACGATCCGGCACCCACGGCACAGCTGCGTCTTGCCGAGCAGGCGGTGACCCAGGCGCGTTCGGTCGGAGCTTCGGAGCACACGCCGGAGCTGGCCCTGGCCGAAAAAACGCTGACGGCCGCGGTAGTGGCCATGAAGGACCGCGACTACCGGGCAGCGCGTCTGCTGGCAGAGAAAGCGGAACTGGACGCGCGGCTGGCAGAGGCCCGCGTACTCAACGAGAAGAGCCAGCAGGCGGTCGCAGAATTGAACCGGCGTATCGCTCGGCTACGTGAGCAGTTGGGGGAGTTGCAGTGA